One window of the Pseudokineococcus lusitanus genome contains the following:
- the uvrB gene encoding excinuclease ABC subunit UvrB — MRPVTDLQRRVAPFEVVSEFSPSGDQPTAIADLERRVRAGEKDVVLLGATGTGKSATTAWMIEKLQRPTLVMAPNKTLAAQLANEFRELLPHNAVEYFVSYYDYYQPEAYVPQTDTYIEKDSSINDEVERLRHSATNSLLTRRDVVVVASVSCIYGLGTPQEYVDRMARLHVGQQVERDELLRKFVGMQYTRNDLAFTRGTFRARGDTVEIIPVYEELALRIEFFGDEIESLYTLNPLTGEVVAEEQEMYVFPATHYVAGPERMERAIGSIEAELQGRLAEMEQQGKLLEAQRLRMRTTYDIEMMRQVGSCSGIENYSRHIDGREAGTAPHTLLDYFPEDFLLVLDESHVTVPQIGAMYEGDMSRKRTLVDHGFRLPSAMDNRPLKWEEFLTRIGQTVYLSATPGSYELGRGDGYVEQIIRPTGLVDPEVVVKPTKGQIDDLLEEIRRRAERDERVLVTTLTKKMAEDLTDYLLEHGVQVRYLHSEVDTLRRVELLRELRQGDFDVLVGINLLREGLDLPEVSLVSILDADKEGFLRSSTSLIQTIGRAARNVSGQVHMYADRITPSMAQAIDETNRRRDVQLAYNRENGVTPTALRKKIRDITDMLAREDADTAALLGGAGRQQSRGKTPVPGMASRPGEDDATRRARVAAMPAADLSQLIQDLTDQMHAAAAELQFELAGRLRDELGDLKKELRGMQAATG; from the coding sequence ATGAGACCGGTCACCGACCTCCAGCGTCGCGTCGCCCCCTTCGAGGTGGTGTCGGAGTTCTCGCCGAGCGGTGACCAGCCCACGGCCATCGCCGACCTGGAGCGGCGCGTGCGGGCGGGGGAGAAGGACGTCGTCCTGCTGGGGGCCACCGGCACCGGCAAGTCGGCCACGACGGCGTGGATGATCGAGAAGCTCCAGCGCCCCACGCTCGTCATGGCGCCCAACAAGACCCTCGCGGCGCAGCTCGCCAACGAGTTCCGCGAGCTGCTCCCGCACAACGCCGTCGAGTACTTCGTCTCGTACTACGACTACTACCAGCCCGAGGCGTACGTCCCGCAGACGGACACGTACATCGAGAAGGACAGCTCCATCAACGACGAGGTGGAGCGGCTGCGGCACTCCGCCACCAACTCGCTGCTCACCCGGCGGGACGTCGTCGTCGTCGCCTCGGTGTCGTGCATCTACGGCCTCGGCACGCCGCAGGAGTACGTCGACCGCATGGCACGGCTGCACGTCGGCCAGCAGGTCGAGCGCGACGAGCTGCTCCGGAAGTTCGTCGGCATGCAGTACACGCGCAACGACCTGGCCTTCACGCGCGGCACCTTCCGTGCCCGGGGCGACACGGTCGAGATCATCCCCGTCTACGAGGAGCTCGCCCTCCGCATCGAGTTCTTCGGCGACGAGATCGAGTCGCTGTACACGCTCAATCCGCTCACCGGCGAGGTCGTCGCCGAGGAGCAGGAGATGTACGTCTTCCCGGCCACCCACTACGTCGCCGGCCCCGAGCGCATGGAGCGGGCCATCGGCTCCATCGAGGCCGAGCTGCAGGGCCGCCTGGCCGAGATGGAGCAGCAGGGCAAGCTGCTCGAGGCGCAGCGGCTCCGCATGAGGACGACCTACGACATCGAGATGATGCGGCAGGTCGGCTCCTGCTCGGGCATCGAGAACTACTCCCGGCACATCGACGGCCGCGAGGCCGGCACCGCGCCGCACACGCTGCTCGACTACTTCCCCGAGGACTTCCTCCTCGTGCTCGACGAGTCCCACGTCACCGTCCCGCAGATCGGGGCGATGTACGAGGGCGACATGTCGCGCAAGCGGACCCTCGTCGACCACGGCTTCCGGCTGCCGAGCGCCATGGACAACCGGCCGCTCAAGTGGGAGGAGTTCCTCACCCGCATCGGGCAGACCGTCTACCTGTCGGCCACCCCGGGCTCCTACGAGCTGGGCCGCGGCGACGGGTACGTCGAGCAGATCATCCGCCCGACGGGGCTCGTCGACCCGGAGGTCGTCGTCAAGCCGACGAAGGGCCAGATCGACGACCTGCTCGAGGAGATCCGCCGTCGTGCCGAGCGCGACGAGCGCGTCCTCGTCACCACGCTGACGAAGAAGATGGCCGAGGACCTCACCGACTACCTGCTCGAGCACGGCGTGCAGGTGCGGTACCTGCACTCGGAGGTCGACACGCTGCGGCGTGTCGAGCTGCTCCGCGAGCTGCGGCAGGGCGACTTCGACGTCCTCGTCGGCATCAACCTGCTCCGCGAGGGCCTGGACCTGCCCGAGGTCTCTCTCGTCAGCATCCTCGACGCGGACAAGGAGGGCTTCCTCCGGAGCAGCACGTCGCTCATCCAGACCATCGGGCGCGCGGCCCGCAACGTGTCGGGCCAGGTGCACATGTACGCGGACCGCATCACGCCGTCGATGGCCCAGGCCATCGACGAGACCAACCGTCGTCGTGACGTGCAGCTCGCCTACAACCGCGAGAACGGCGTCACGCCGACCGCCCTGCGCAAGAAGATCCGCGACATCACCGACATGCTCGCCCGGGAGGACGCGGACACCGCGGCGCTGCTCGGCGGGGCGGGGCGGCAGCAGTCGCGCGGCAAGACCCCGGTGCCCGGCATGGCCTCCCGGCCCGGTGAGGACGACGCGACGCGACGGGCCCGGGTGGCCGCCATGCCGGCGGCCGACCTGTCCCAGCTCATCCAGGACCTCACCGACCAGATGCACGCCGCCGCGGCCGAGCTGCAGTTCGAGCTCGCGGGGCGGCTGCGCGACGAGCTCGGGGACCTCAAGAAGGAGCTGCGCGGCATGCAGGCCGCCACCGGCTGA
- a CDS encoding TerC family protein yields the protein MDVPIWVWAITVAGIVGMIAYDFVVHVRTPHSPSIREAAIWSAAYIGIAVLFGVGVLVFAGPTFGGEYFAGYITEKSLSVDNLFVFVLIMSSFAVPREYQQKVLLIGIALALVFRTIFIALGSAVIENFAWVFYIFGAFLIYTAWAQARAGRTDSHEDEEFKENGVLRLAKKVLPTTDEYHGDKFTVKIDGKRLVTPMLVVMIAIGSADLLFAVDSIPAIFGLTQEPYLVFTANAFSLLGLRQLYFLIDGLLDRLVYLHYGLAAILGFIGIKLLIHALHENELPFINGGEHVTAIPEIPTWLSLLFILLALGVTTVLSLRENKRMASAAAVDQRGAGRPDEAPTPSRTPVGEGQRDGGALEDVPDDTPRGPRDAGRGGASR from the coding sequence ATGGACGTGCCCATCTGGGTCTGGGCGATCACCGTGGCCGGCATCGTCGGCATGATCGCGTACGACTTCGTGGTCCACGTGCGGACCCCGCACAGCCCGAGCATCCGCGAGGCGGCCATCTGGTCGGCCGCCTACATCGGCATCGCCGTGCTCTTCGGCGTCGGCGTGCTCGTCTTCGCCGGCCCGACGTTCGGCGGCGAGTACTTCGCCGGCTACATCACCGAGAAGAGCCTGTCGGTCGACAACCTCTTCGTCTTCGTGCTCATCATGAGCAGCTTCGCCGTGCCGCGCGAGTACCAGCAGAAGGTGCTGCTCATCGGCATCGCGCTGGCCCTCGTCTTCCGCACGATCTTCATCGCGCTGGGCTCGGCCGTCATCGAGAACTTCGCCTGGGTGTTCTACATCTTCGGCGCGTTCCTCATCTACACCGCGTGGGCGCAGGCGCGGGCGGGCCGGACGGACTCCCACGAGGACGAGGAGTTCAAGGAGAACGGCGTCCTGCGGCTGGCCAAGAAGGTCCTGCCCACGACGGACGAGTACCACGGCGACAAGTTCACCGTGAAGATCGACGGCAAGCGCCTCGTCACGCCGATGCTCGTCGTGATGATCGCCATCGGCAGCGCGGACCTGCTCTTCGCGGTCGACTCGATCCCGGCCATCTTCGGCCTCACGCAGGAGCCGTACCTCGTCTTCACGGCCAACGCGTTCTCGCTGCTCGGCCTCCGCCAGCTCTACTTCCTCATCGACGGCCTGCTCGACCGCCTCGTCTACCTGCACTACGGCCTCGCGGCGATCCTCGGCTTCATCGGCATCAAGCTCCTCATCCACGCCCTCCACGAGAACGAGCTGCCGTTCATCAACGGCGGCGAGCACGTGACGGCGATCCCGGAGATCCCGACCTGGCTGTCGCTGCTCTTCATCCTCCTCGCGCTGGGCGTGACGACCGTGCTGTCCCTGCGCGAGAACAAGCGCATGGCGTCGGCCGCGGCCGTCGACCAGCGCGGCGCGGGCCGTCCCGACGAGGCGCCCACGCCCAGCCGCACGCCGGTCGGCGAGGGGCAGCGCGACGGCGGCGCCCTCGAGGACGTCCCGGACGACACGCCGCGCGGCCCGCGTGACGCCGGCCGCGGGGGCGCGTCGCGGTGA
- a CDS encoding TerC/Alx family metal homeostasis membrane protein — protein MTVPGWLWAATIVAAVVFLTADVVLSRRNPHVPSTAESARHLAGFVAAAVVFGLGLWYFAGGQAAGEFYAGWLTEYSLSVDNLFVFLLIFRRFAVPQHLQQNALLIGIVLALVLRAAVIAVGASLIEAFSWVFFLFGAFLLLTAVNLVRGAGGDDEEEFHENRLVGLVRRVVPVTPDYRGPTLVVREAGRRAVTPMLLVLVALGTTDLLFALDSIPAIFGLTSEPYIVLTANLFALMGLRQLFFLVGDLLKKLIYLDIGLAVLLAFVGVKLVLEALHENSLPFLNGGEPVEWAPVVPIWLSLSAIVVILGVTAAVSLAVSRRRERAGRTT, from the coding sequence GTGACCGTCCCGGGGTGGCTGTGGGCCGCCACGATCGTCGCCGCGGTGGTGTTCCTCACCGCGGACGTGGTCCTCAGCCGGCGCAACCCGCACGTGCCGAGCACGGCGGAGAGCGCCCGTCACCTGGCCGGCTTCGTCGCCGCCGCCGTGGTGTTCGGCCTCGGGCTCTGGTACTTCGCGGGGGGTCAGGCGGCGGGCGAGTTCTACGCGGGCTGGCTCACCGAGTACTCGCTCTCGGTGGACAACCTCTTCGTCTTCCTCCTGATCTTCCGGCGGTTCGCCGTCCCGCAGCACCTCCAGCAGAACGCGCTGCTCATCGGCATCGTGCTGGCCCTGGTGCTGCGGGCGGCGGTCATCGCCGTCGGTGCGAGCCTCATCGAGGCCTTCAGCTGGGTGTTCTTCCTCTTCGGCGCCTTCCTCCTCCTCACCGCGGTCAACCTCGTCCGCGGCGCGGGCGGTGACGACGAGGAGGAGTTCCACGAGAACCGGCTCGTCGGGCTCGTGCGGCGGGTCGTCCCCGTGACGCCCGACTACCGCGGGCCGACGCTCGTCGTGCGCGAGGCCGGTCGCCGCGCCGTCACGCCGATGCTGCTCGTGCTCGTGGCGCTCGGGACGACGGACCTGCTCTTCGCGCTCGACTCGATCCCGGCGATCTTCGGCCTCACGAGCGAGCCGTACATCGTCCTCACGGCCAATCTCTTCGCCCTCATGGGGCTCCGGCAGCTGTTCTTCCTCGTGGGGGACCTGCTGAAGAAGCTCATCTACCTCGACATCGGCCTGGCGGTCCTGCTGGCCTTCGTCGGCGTGAAGCTCGTCCTCGAGGCGCTGCACGAGAACTCGCTGCCGTTCCTCAACGGCGGCGAGCCCGTCGAGTGGGCGCCGGTCGTGCCCATCTGGCTGTCGCTGTCCGCCATCGTCGTCATCCTCGGCGTGACGGCGGCGGTGTCGCTGGCCGTCAGCCGGCGGCGCGAGCGCGCCGGCCGGACGACCTGA
- a CDS encoding MBL fold metallo-hydrolase, which translates to MSPATGDDAAGGAVVDDGLEDAQLHVVHVGPMDNVAYLLRCRATGAGLLVDAAAEAPRLLALVGDRLDVVVTTHRHDDHHAALADVVAATGARTLAGADDADALPVPVDEGLHHGDVVRAGDLALEVVHLRGHTPGSVALVHRDRGGRVLALTGDSLFPGGVGNTFGDPAAFTTLLDDVEARLFEVLPDRTEVLPGHGAPTTLGAERPSLAAWRARGW; encoded by the coding sequence GTGAGCCCGGCGACCGGCGACGACGCCGCGGGCGGGGCCGTCGTGGACGACGGCCTCGAGGACGCGCAGCTGCACGTCGTCCACGTGGGACCCATGGACAACGTCGCGTACCTCCTGCGCTGCCGCGCCACCGGCGCCGGGCTGCTCGTCGACGCCGCCGCCGAGGCGCCGCGCCTGCTGGCCCTCGTCGGGGACCGCCTCGACGTCGTCGTGACGACGCACCGCCACGACGACCACCACGCGGCCCTGGCCGACGTCGTCGCCGCCACGGGCGCCCGGACGCTCGCGGGCGCGGACGACGCCGACGCCCTGCCCGTGCCCGTCGACGAGGGGCTGCACCACGGCGACGTCGTGCGCGCCGGCGACCTGGCGCTCGAGGTGGTCCACCTCCGCGGCCACACGCCGGGCTCGGTGGCCCTCGTGCACCGCGACCGCGGCGGCCGCGTGCTCGCCCTCACCGGCGACAGCCTCTTCCCCGGCGGGGTGGGGAACACCTTCGGCGACCCCGCGGCCTTCACGACCCTGCTCGACGACGTCGAGGCCCGGCTCTTCGAGGTGCTGCCGGACCGCACGGAGGTGCTGCCCGGCCACGGGGCGCCGACCACGCTCGGCGCCGAGCGGCCGTCCCTCGCCGCGTGGCGCGCGCGGGGCTGGTGA
- a CDS encoding glycoside hydrolase family 15 protein — translation MPPEDRPTAAPDLPGGQSRIEDHALLSDCHSAALVSRDGSVDWLCLPRYDSAAVFAALLGDPSHGRWQLRPADDAATSQRRYVGDSFVLETTWTTETGVLRVTDLMPTNDDRADVVRRVETLEGVVRVRQELVVRPQYGTVVPWVRRVTDPDGLDGLLAVAGPDAYLLRGGPMPTPVDHRHVGEWDLAAGERHDVSLTWYRSYRDMPRRLDVQERLTATLAWWQDWADRADPGHHHPAAVQRSLLVLRALTHADTGGIVAAATTSLPEDFGGERNWDYRYVWLRDAALTLEALLTHGYREEAEGWRRWLLRAVAGDPADVQIMYGLAGERELPERELPHLPGYAGSLPVRVGNGAVDQYQADVLGEVLVALDRARREGVAEDEFSWPLQRALLGYVEEHWDRRDHGIWEMRGDLQHFTHSRVMVWAALDRGVRAVQEGGMDGPVERWAALRDRVRAEVEEHGWDAERGTYTQVYGSTHVDASLLMLPQVGFLAADDPRMLGTVAAIEADLLRDGLVLRYDTGPGLDGLAGDEHPFLACTFWLVEQHARSGRLGDAHALMERALACSSDLGLLSEEYDTRAGRQAGNVPQALSHLALVRAADALADCTPEASR, via the coding sequence ATGCCCCCGGAGGACCGTCCGACCGCCGCCCCCGACCTCCCGGGCGGCCAGTCCCGGATCGAGGACCACGCCCTCCTCAGCGACTGCCACAGCGCCGCGCTCGTGAGCCGCGACGGCAGCGTCGACTGGCTCTGCCTCCCCCGCTACGACTCCGCCGCCGTCTTCGCGGCCCTGCTCGGCGACCCGTCCCACGGGCGCTGGCAGCTGCGCCCGGCGGACGACGCCGCCACCTCGCAGCGGCGCTACGTCGGCGACTCCTTCGTCCTCGAGACGACGTGGACCACCGAGACAGGGGTCCTGCGGGTCACCGACCTCATGCCGACCAACGACGACCGCGCCGACGTCGTGCGTCGTGTCGAGACGCTCGAGGGCGTCGTCCGTGTCCGCCAGGAGCTCGTCGTCCGCCCGCAGTACGGCACGGTCGTCCCCTGGGTCCGCCGCGTCACCGACCCGGACGGGCTCGACGGGCTGCTCGCCGTCGCGGGCCCGGACGCCTACCTGTTGCGCGGCGGGCCGATGCCGACGCCCGTCGACCACCGCCACGTCGGCGAGTGGGACCTGGCGGCGGGCGAGCGCCACGACGTGAGCCTCACCTGGTACCGGTCGTACCGGGACATGCCCCGGCGCCTCGACGTGCAGGAGCGCCTCACGGCGACGCTGGCGTGGTGGCAGGACTGGGCGGACCGGGCCGACCCCGGCCACCACCACCCCGCGGCCGTCCAGCGGTCGCTGCTCGTGCTCCGCGCCCTCACCCACGCCGACACCGGCGGCATCGTCGCGGCGGCGACGACGTCGCTGCCCGAGGACTTCGGCGGCGAGCGCAACTGGGACTACCGCTACGTGTGGCTGCGCGACGCCGCGCTGACGCTCGAGGCACTCCTGACGCACGGCTACCGGGAGGAGGCCGAGGGCTGGCGCCGCTGGCTGCTGCGCGCCGTCGCCGGCGACCCGGCGGACGTCCAGATCATGTACGGCCTCGCCGGCGAGCGGGAGCTGCCCGAGCGCGAGCTCCCGCACCTGCCCGGCTACGCGGGGTCGCTGCCCGTCCGCGTCGGCAACGGGGCCGTCGACCAGTACCAGGCGGACGTCCTCGGCGAGGTGCTCGTCGCGCTCGACCGCGCGCGCCGCGAGGGCGTGGCCGAGGACGAGTTCTCCTGGCCGCTGCAGCGCGCGCTCCTCGGGTACGTCGAGGAGCACTGGGACCGCCGCGACCACGGCATCTGGGAGATGCGGGGGGACCTGCAGCACTTCACGCACTCGCGCGTCATGGTGTGGGCCGCCCTGGACCGCGGGGTCCGCGCCGTGCAGGAGGGGGGCATGGACGGCCCCGTCGAGCGGTGGGCCGCGCTGCGGGACCGGGTCCGCGCCGAGGTCGAGGAGCACGGCTGGGACGCGGAGCGGGGCACGTACACGCAGGTGTACGGGTCGACCCACGTCGACGCGTCCCTCCTCATGCTCCCCCAGGTCGGCTTCCTCGCGGCCGACGACCCCCGGATGCTCGGCACCGTGGCCGCCATCGAGGCCGACCTCCTGCGGGACGGCCTCGTGCTCCGCTACGACACCGGGCCGGGCCTCGACGGCCTCGCCGGCGACGAGCACCCGTTCCTCGCCTGCACCTTCTGGCTCGTCGAGCAGCACGCCCGGAGCGGGCGGCTGGGCGACGCCCACGCGCTCATGGAGCGGGCGCTGGCCTGCAGCAGCGACCTCGGCCTGCTGTCGGAGGAGTACGACACCCGGGCCGGGCGGCAGGCGGGCAACGTCCCGCAGGCGCTGAGCCACCTCGCCCTCGTCCGCGCGGCCGACGCCCTGGCCGACTGCACCCCCGAGGCGTCCCGGTGA
- a CDS encoding glucose-6-phosphate dehydrogenase, which yields MTTLVVLGAGGDLASRLLLPGLADLLSSGDVPGAPVRLVGADRAEHDDAWWHERVRAAVDAAGATGAAVDELLATTRYEPVDVTAEGGLAGLLARAARPDGDGAGGDDGDDEQVVCYFALPPEVTGAACRALDPSEVPDGLRLVLEKPFGHDHPSSVELDAVLRRLVPEERVHRVDHFLGKSTVLNVLGLRFANRLLENSWTARDVERVDVVFDEDLALEGRAGYYDHAGALVDMVQSHLLQLLALLAMDPPATVSERDLRDRKAEVLRATRLWDPEDPAACTRRARWTAGRLGDREVGAYADSDGVDPDRGTETLAEVVLAVDTWRWAGVPFRLRSGKALGTRRKEAVVTFRHVPHLPTGLLGTPSPTRLRIGFGPDDLTLELDVNGEDDAFTLERTSLTTQLSPGSLSAYAQVLHGVLAGDPTLSVRGDIAEECWRVVDPVLAAWRGGRVPLEEYPAGSGGPRGTGLLEDVDVLEAVEDAAAPRP from the coding sequence GTGACCACGCTCGTCGTCCTCGGCGCCGGCGGCGACCTCGCCTCCCGCCTCCTCCTGCCCGGTCTCGCCGACCTGCTGTCCTCGGGCGACGTCCCCGGCGCGCCCGTCCGGCTCGTCGGCGCCGACCGCGCCGAGCACGACGACGCCTGGTGGCACGAGCGCGTGCGCGCGGCCGTCGACGCCGCCGGCGCGACGGGGGCCGCCGTCGACGAGCTGCTGGCGACGACCCGCTACGAGCCGGTCGACGTCACCGCCGAGGGCGGTCTGGCCGGGCTGCTGGCCCGGGCCGCGCGCCCCGACGGCGACGGGGCGGGCGGGGACGACGGCGACGACGAGCAGGTCGTCTGCTACTTCGCGCTGCCGCCGGAGGTCACCGGGGCCGCCTGCCGCGCGCTCGACCCGTCGGAGGTGCCCGACGGCCTCCGGCTCGTGCTCGAGAAGCCCTTCGGGCACGACCACCCGTCGTCCGTCGAGCTCGACGCGGTGCTGCGCCGCCTCGTCCCCGAGGAGCGCGTCCACCGGGTCGACCACTTCCTCGGCAAGTCGACCGTCCTCAACGTCCTCGGGCTGCGCTTCGCCAACCGGCTGCTGGAGAACTCCTGGACCGCGCGCGACGTCGAGCGCGTCGACGTCGTCTTCGACGAGGACCTCGCGCTCGAGGGGCGGGCCGGCTACTACGACCACGCGGGCGCCCTCGTCGACATGGTGCAGAGCCACCTCCTCCAGCTGCTGGCCCTGCTCGCCATGGACCCGCCGGCGACCGTCTCCGAGCGCGACCTGCGCGACCGCAAGGCCGAGGTGCTGCGCGCGACGCGGCTGTGGGACCCCGAGGACCCGGCCGCCTGCACCCGGCGGGCGCGGTGGACCGCCGGCCGGCTCGGCGACCGCGAGGTGGGCGCCTACGCCGACTCCGACGGCGTCGACCCGGACCGGGGCACCGAGACGCTCGCCGAGGTGGTGCTGGCCGTCGACACGTGGCGGTGGGCGGGCGTGCCGTTCCGGCTGCGCTCCGGCAAGGCCCTCGGCACGCGCCGCAAGGAGGCCGTCGTCACCTTCCGGCACGTCCCGCACCTGCCGACGGGGCTGCTGGGGACGCCGTCGCCGACGCGGCTGCGGATCGGCTTCGGCCCCGACGACCTCACCCTCGAGCTCGACGTCAACGGCGAGGACGACGCCTTCACCCTCGAGCGGACGTCGTTGACCACCCAGCTCTCGCCGGGGAGCCTCTCGGCGTACGCGCAGGTGCTGCACGGCGTCCTCGCCGGCGACCCGACGCTGTCGGTCCGCGGGGACATCGCCGAGGAGTGCTGGCGGGTCGTCGACCCGGTGCTCGCGGCCTGGCGGGGCGGGCGCGTGCCGCTGGAGGAGTACCCGGCCGGCTCGGGCGGCCCCCGCGGCACCGGGCTCCTCGAGGACGTCGACGTGCTCGAGGCCGTCGAGGACGCCGCCGCGCCCCGACCCTGA